The following are encoded together in the Chaetodon trifascialis isolate fChaTrf1 chromosome 3, fChaTrf1.hap1, whole genome shotgun sequence genome:
- the LOC139328922 gene encoding E3 ubiquitin-protein ligase RNF182 isoform X1, with protein MTANRMSHLKEAEHGREMEGKVQTWAQSLVYTLEELECKICYNRYDTRSRKPKLLGCLHRVCAKCLKKMVDIGESSPSVISCPFCRHETHVPDEEVWLMEDDRHILAVLSCQDQARRGGGGGEVVLNPNSLAGGGGGMESSHRSSDCLVITIMELPEESPSSDSLSMLNVVGLYRPPSLDSLPCNPPAQKCRAWTSRSFPRCLLGALCLVYFSSLPLGIYLLMIGQLWLGVVLVSLVPSTLLLLVLYGFCQCLCHELMEALAARTHTLP; from the exons ATGACAGCCAACAGGATGAGCCACCTGAAAGAGGCGGAGCATGGTCGGGAGATGGAAGGAAAG gtgcagACCTGGGCTCAGTCTCTGGTTTACACTCTGGAGGAACTAGAGTGTAAAATCTGCTACAACCGCTATGATACTCGCAGCCGGAAACCCAAACTGCTGGGCTGTCTGCACCGAGTCTGTGCCAAGTGTCTGAAGAAGATGGTCGACATAG GAGAGTCCTCACCCTCAGTCATCAGCTGTCCTTTCTGTCGCCACGAGACCCATGTCCCCGATGAAGAG gtgtgGTTGATGGAGGACGACAGACACATCCTGGCTGTTCTGTCGTGTCAGGACCAAGCCCGCCGAGGAGGAGGTGGCGGGGAGGTGGTGCTGAATCCCAACAGTTTGGCCG gaggaggaggaggcatgGAGTCGTCTCACCGCTCCTCAGACTGTCTGGTCATCACCATCATGGAGCTCCCTGAGGAGTCTCCATCCTCGGACTCACTGAGCATGCTCAATGTGGTGGGTCTGTACCGCCCCCCCAGTCTGGACTCACTGCCCTGCAACCCACCAGCTCAGAAGTGTCGCGCCTGGACGTCCCGCAGCTTCCCCCGCTGCCTGCTGGGGGCGCTCTGCCTG GTGTACTTCAGCTCTCTGCCTCTGGGGATTTACCTGCTAATGATTGGCCAGCTGTGGCTGGGCGTGGTCCTGGTCAGTCTGGTCCCctccacgctgctgctgctcgtcctctacggtttctgtcagtgtttgtgtcacGAGCTGATGGAGGCGCTcgccgcacgcacacacacgctgccgTGA
- the LOC139328922 gene encoding E3 ubiquitin-protein ligase RNF182 isoform X2 yields MTANRMSHLKEAEHGREMEGKVQTWAQSLVYTLEELECKICYNRYDTRSRKPKLLGCLHRVCAKCLKKMVDIGESSPSVISCPFCRHETHVPDEEVWLMEDDRHILAVLSCQDQARRGGGGGEVVLNPNSLAGGGGMESSHRSSDCLVITIMELPEESPSSDSLSMLNVVGLYRPPSLDSLPCNPPAQKCRAWTSRSFPRCLLGALCLVYFSSLPLGIYLLMIGQLWLGVVLVSLVPSTLLLLVLYGFCQCLCHELMEALAARTHTLP; encoded by the exons ATGACAGCCAACAGGATGAGCCACCTGAAAGAGGCGGAGCATGGTCGGGAGATGGAAGGAAAG gtgcagACCTGGGCTCAGTCTCTGGTTTACACTCTGGAGGAACTAGAGTGTAAAATCTGCTACAACCGCTATGATACTCGCAGCCGGAAACCCAAACTGCTGGGCTGTCTGCACCGAGTCTGTGCCAAGTGTCTGAAGAAGATGGTCGACATAG GAGAGTCCTCACCCTCAGTCATCAGCTGTCCTTTCTGTCGCCACGAGACCCATGTCCCCGATGAAGAG gtgtgGTTGATGGAGGACGACAGACACATCCTGGCTGTTCTGTCGTGTCAGGACCAAGCCCGCCGAGGAGGAGGTGGCGGGGAGGTGGTGCTGAATCCCAACAGTTTGGCCG gaggaggaggcatgGAGTCGTCTCACCGCTCCTCAGACTGTCTGGTCATCACCATCATGGAGCTCCCTGAGGAGTCTCCATCCTCGGACTCACTGAGCATGCTCAATGTGGTGGGTCTGTACCGCCCCCCCAGTCTGGACTCACTGCCCTGCAACCCACCAGCTCAGAAGTGTCGCGCCTGGACGTCCCGCAGCTTCCCCCGCTGCCTGCTGGGGGCGCTCTGCCTG GTGTACTTCAGCTCTCTGCCTCTGGGGATTTACCTGCTAATGATTGGCCAGCTGTGGCTGGGCGTGGTCCTGGTCAGTCTGGTCCCctccacgctgctgctgctcgtcctctacggtttctgtcagtgtttgtgtcacGAGCTGATGGAGGCGCTcgccgcacgcacacacacgctgccgTGA
- the LOC139328923 gene encoding regulator of G-protein signaling 9-binding protein, translating to MSRWRRSVDELTARRRQQGECERAQEALSRVTSCFQQLAASLGSSADCSFLRDEMDEMRALAHRICSGLSQRLVRLLSDSDSVPTVVEDRQVSERLWVLFLSALENFLSDLRKACDLLGHFPLTQRYDRRSLVNTGCIDGMVGVAARVASVQAPWITLEEEPSPDLINHIAGLEAMLSEMQLKVPVAFWSVEATQPAWAEAQGELDEPDDSLEDLMEVEVVSSNMMAACCQPSCCRLSCV from the exons ATGAGTCGTTGGCGTCGTTCGGTGGACGAGCTGACGgcgcggcggcggcagcagggTGAGTGTGAGCGCGCTCAGGAAGCCCTCAGTcgggtcacttcctgtttccagcagCTGGCGGCATCGCTTGGCAGCTCAGCCGACTGCAGCTTCCTGCGAGACGAGATGGATGAGATGAGAGCGCTCGCACATCGAATCTGCAGCG gtctGTCCCAGCGTCTGGTCCGTCTGCTGTCCGACAGTGACTCCGTTCCCACAGttgtggaggacagacaggtgtcAGAGCGTCTTTGGGttctcttcctgtcagcgtTAGAGAACTTCCTGTCTGACCTGCGTAAGGCCTGCGATCTGCTTGGACACTTTCCTCTAACCCAGCGCTATGACAGACGCTCATTGGTCAACACAG gaTGTATTGATGGCATGGTGGGTGTGGCAGCTCGAGTGGCTTCGGTCCAAGCGCCATGGATCACCTTAGAGGAGGAGCCAAGCCCAGATCTGATCAATCACATTGCAGGATTGGAGGCTATGCTGAgtgagatgcagctgaag GTTCCTGTGGCGTTCTGGTCGGTGGAGGCAACTCAGCCTGCATGGGCTGAAGCTCAAGGTGAGCTGGATGAGCCGGACGACAGCTTGGAGGACCTGATGGAGGTCGAAGTTGTCTCTAGCAACATGATGGCTGCCTGCTGCCAACCGTCATGCTGTAGACTGAGCTGTGTCTAG